The Rickettsia helvetica genome has a segment encoding these proteins:
- a CDS encoding lipoprotein-releasing ABC transporter permease subunit: MINNNFIFKIAFRYFRAKKNEKFVSIISAFSLVGVMIGVAALIVVMSVMNGFHIELTKNIIGLNGDIVINRQGGSIDNYEEIKAKLLKQDYVKHVTFIAHGQALAIGKSNNSGVLVKGMKLKDLSLRNEIFKNVNFGSFDNFHGKNVIALGEQLASNLGVTVGDKIRLISPNSVSTAFGSMPRSKEFKVIAIFNSGMYDYDLTTILMPLTAAQNFLSLGDDINLIEINSLDPDKALAYSYKIQSLLGPNLYVFNWQTLNSQFLSALAVERTAMFTILSLIITVAAFNIISSLFMLVKDKTSDIAILRTMGASTKQIMLIFIYNGMFIGLLGTTLGVILGVTFSYNIQTIKNYLERITGTKIFEAAIYFLYSLPSKVRAEDIILITSLSIILCFLATIYPSYRASKLNPVDALRYE; the protein is encoded by the coding sequence ATGATCAATAACAATTTTATCTTCAAGATAGCTTTCAGATATTTTAGAGCTAAGAAAAACGAAAAGTTTGTTTCTATTATTTCTGCCTTTTCTTTAGTAGGCGTAATGATTGGCGTTGCAGCACTGATAGTCGTAATGTCCGTTATGAACGGTTTTCATATAGAGCTTACTAAAAATATTATCGGGTTAAATGGGGATATAGTGATAAATCGGCAAGGTGGTAGTATTGATAACTATGAAGAGATTAAAGCCAAACTCCTAAAACAAGATTATGTAAAGCATGTAACATTCATTGCTCACGGTCAAGCTTTAGCTATTGGTAAAAGTAATAATAGCGGTGTGCTTGTTAAAGGTATGAAATTAAAGGATCTAAGTTTAAGAAATGAAATTTTTAAAAATGTGAATTTCGGTAGTTTTGATAATTTTCATGGCAAAAACGTAATAGCACTCGGAGAACAATTAGCAAGCAATTTAGGCGTAACCGTTGGGGATAAGATTAGATTAATTTCACCGAATTCAGTTTCTACCGCCTTTGGCAGTATGCCAAGATCAAAAGAATTTAAAGTTATCGCAATTTTCAATAGCGGTATGTATGATTATGATTTGACAACGATATTAATGCCGCTTACCGCAGCACAAAATTTCTTATCTCTTGGCGACGATATTAATTTAATCGAAATTAATAGTCTAGATCCTGATAAAGCTCTCGCATATTCATATAAAATACAATCATTATTAGGTCCAAACCTATACGTATTTAATTGGCAAACCTTAAATTCACAATTTTTAAGTGCCCTTGCTGTTGAACGTACGGCTATGTTTACTATTCTATCTTTAATTATTACGGTTGCCGCATTTAATATTATTTCGAGCTTATTTATGCTTGTTAAAGATAAAACTTCAGATATTGCAATTCTTAGAACTATGGGAGCAAGCACTAAGCAAATAATGCTTATTTTTATCTATAACGGAATGTTTATAGGATTGCTTGGCACAACACTAGGTGTAATCCTTGGTGTTACCTTTTCTTATAATATTCAAACTATCAAGAATTATTTGGAGCGTATAACCGGTACTAAAATTTTCGAGGCAGCTATTTATTTTCTTTATAGTTTACCTTCAAAAGTAAGAGCTGAAGATATTATTTTAATTACCTCTTTATCTATAATATTGTGTTTTCTTGCGACAATTTATCCTTCTTATAGAGCCTCAAAATTAAATCCCGTGGATGCCCTAAGATATGAATAA
- a CDS encoding ABC transporter ATP-binding protein, translating into MNNTVLILKNISKHYSQGKTIVRVLDDLNLTVNEGELIAIIGSSGSGKSTLLHIAGLLDKPTNGQVIIPNSKYQKYHLIRLHYLGFIYQQHHLLKDFTALENVIMPRLISSLDQKEAIEDATKILDDLGLGTKLYNMLGELSGGEQQRVAIARSLINKPKIILADEPTGNLDPKTTNEVFNLFLKVAREQNTAVIMVTHNHELAHKMDKLYKLKHGLLNIA; encoded by the coding sequence ATGAATAATACAGTCCTCATTCTAAAAAATATCTCAAAACATTACAGCCAAGGCAAAACTATTGTTAGAGTACTCGATGATCTTAATTTAACGGTTAATGAAGGTGAATTAATCGCTATAATAGGTTCTTCAGGTAGCGGCAAATCAACTTTACTACATATTGCCGGCTTGCTTGATAAACCTACAAACGGTCAAGTCATCATACCAAATAGCAAGTATCAGAAATATCATCTCATTCGTCTTCATTATTTAGGTTTTATCTATCAACAACATCACTTACTTAAAGATTTTACCGCTCTTGAAAATGTTATTATGCCAAGGCTTATTAGCAGTCTTGATCAAAAAGAAGCAATAGAAGATGCAACAAAGATATTAGATGATCTAGGGCTTGGGACAAAACTCTATAATATGCTCGGAGAATTATCGGGAGGAGAACAACAACGGGTCGCTATAGCTCGAAGCTTAATTAATAAGCCGAAAATTATTTTAGCAGATGAGCCGACAGGTAATTTAGACCCCAAAACTACAAATGAAGTATTTAATTTATTTTTAAAAGTAGCAAGAGAACAAAATACCGCCGTTATTATGGTAACACATAACCATGAGTTAGCACATAAAATGGATAAATTATATAAGCTAAAGCACGGATTATTAAATATAGCTTGA
- a CDS encoding cytochrome c-type biogenesis CcmF C-terminal domain-containing protein encodes MLLWFCLLQIVSCCYIFLLEDNRLKFLSIIILSAIQLFFSSFIYFTSNPFNVFSFVPKEGLGLNPMLQDIALSIHPPLLYLGYVSYVVPFTIVCASMLLRLSMSFPRRRESSKNFIKEELDSRLRGNDIGLLKTFSNIGILFTTIGISLGSWWAYRELGWGGFWFFDPVENISLFPWLSGIMLHHSIMVTIKTNCIDCLQNEANKEEFEGDTERSTAAYKKVCEDASTGSTYKLPLEASYARGLMQSWMIILSIVTFLLVIFSTFLVRSGFITSIHSFAFSPERGIYLLGIFLIMGIGSIGLYTTTSLRGNALALTKQSQEISRDCYSYFRGFAMTDCGNGILLGNIFFLLSLIVLIAATLYPPIHSLFDDKPIIISETFFVNNFIIFVIPILCTIGLFTTRSSIKKHIIILILSLIITYLISLKVIFSVISILTIIASIFLMLHNVHYLLVKTNYFRNRLKASNSSMILGHFGFALISFSITMNALLQSEMDFTGRVGTSKTFNEFKVTLQNVKFAQGKNYYRQIAEFWLEDHSRNITILKPENRLYIVEKSLSQESDIYSYLSYDLYAVLSNIDGDIIHAKIYYKPMMSFIWLGIILTASGFFIALIRKNSS; translated from the coding sequence ATGTTATTATGGTTTTGTTTATTACAAATCGTTAGTTGCTGTTATATATTTTTACTTGAAGATAACCGGCTTAAATTTTTATCTATTATTATTCTATCAGCCATACAATTATTTTTTAGCAGTTTTATTTACTTTACCTCCAATCCTTTTAACGTGTTTTCTTTCGTTCCTAAAGAAGGGTTAGGCTTAAACCCGATGCTACAAGATATTGCCTTGAGCATCCACCCTCCTCTGCTTTATTTAGGCTATGTTAGCTATGTAGTACCGTTTACTATTGTTTGTGCCTCTATGTTATTACGTCTCTCTATGTCATTCCCGCGTAGGCGGGAATCCAGTAAAAATTTTATAAAAGAAGAGCTGGATTCCCGCCTACGCGGGAATGATATAGGACTTCTCAAAACATTTTCCAATATCGGCATCTTATTTACTACTATCGGAATTAGTCTCGGTTCTTGGTGGGCATATAGAGAACTCGGCTGGGGTGGATTTTGGTTTTTCGATCCGGTAGAGAATATTTCGCTATTTCCTTGGTTATCCGGAATTATGCTTCATCATTCTATAATGGTTACTATCAAAACAAACTGTATAGACTGCTTGCAGAATGAAGCTAATAAAGAGGAATTTGAAGGAGACACGGAACGCAGCACCGCAGCGTACAAAAAAGTATGTGAGGATGCGAGTACCGGATCGACGTATAAATTACCTTTAGAAGCGAGTTATGCAAGGGGGCTAATGCAAAGTTGGATGATAATTTTATCTATCGTTACTTTCCTATTGGTAATATTTAGTACTTTTTTAGTACGATCCGGTTTTATTACCTCAATTCACTCTTTTGCATTCTCACCTGAGAGAGGAATATACTTGCTTGGAATATTTTTGATTATGGGAATTGGTAGTATTGGGCTATATACTACAACGTCATTGCGAGGAAATGCATTAGCATTGACGAAGCAATCTCAGGAAATTAGCCGAGATTGCTACAGCTACTTTCGTGGCTTCGCAATGACGGATTGTGGAAACGGCATACTCCTCGGCAATATATTTTTCCTACTTAGCCTTATTGTGCTAATAGCTGCCACACTTTATCCGCCAATTCACTCTTTATTCGACGATAAACCTATTATTATTAGTGAAACATTTTTTGTTAATAATTTTATTATATTCGTTATCCCTATTCTTTGTACCATAGGATTATTTACTACCAGAAGCTCTATTAAAAAACATATTATAATTCTAATATTATCTCTAATAATTACTTATTTAATATCATTAAAAGTAATATTTAGTGTTATATCGATTTTAACTATAATCGCATCTATATTTCTTATGCTTCATAATGTTCATTATCTTTTGGTCAAAACTAATTATTTTAGAAATAGACTTAAAGCAAGTAACTCTAGTATGATACTTGGGCATTTCGGTTTTGCACTGATTAGCTTTAGTATCACTATGAATGCATTATTACAAAGCGAAATGGATTTTACCGGCAGAGTAGGAACAAGTAAAACATTTAACGAATTTAAAGTAACATTGCAAAATGTTAAGTTTGCTCAAGGTAAAAATTATTATAGACAAATCGCTGAATTTTGGCTTGAGGATCATAGCCGTAATATAACTATATTAAAACCGGAAAATAGGCTTTATATAGTTGAAAAGAGTTTATCGCAAGAAAGCGATATATACTCTTACTTATCATATGATCTTTACGCAGTTTTAAGTAATATAGACGGCGATATAATCCATGCTAAAATATATTATAAGCCAATGATGAGCTTTATTTGGCTTGGAATTATTCTTACCGCTTCCGGCTTTTTTATTGCACTAATCAGAAAAAATTCTAGCTAA
- the ompB gene encoding outer membrane protein OmpB: MAQKPNFLKKLISAGLVTASTATIVAGFAGSAMGAANRDINANVNLDVVGIPGIVTGDSLTYVVQAGGPCTATATGGNDNGGNATVLFGSINMLQNGVFAVNGADIAIGSVSGTAGQLLTVNIAGNTLTLNGAPGVAAFPVNTYTNLGPVNFVDAAAVFKVSLAANGADGTKTAIFGNTATFNGTAAGKGIINIDNGNIAIFNGTIGNNNGIQGLTLTGNAQATLNANTKFDGTVGAGSVSLDNGSILNVADGVNITGITAVNNISIDGKAANDGTVNFLGDSAVSTDIGANNAIAAVNVAGELTFQGGNNGGGGTFTAQAINLTSAGSLIKFTTQDHAVTGNILNTSGTNNQGGFSVNGGDVTVTGNIGADGNSLATINFETDDSLIVHKAAINATNALFIQNVNTATANTGILKLHGTNYAINGNIGANNALKLVDLADDDNGAATNFTLKQGSSIKAQNISLADIQDNTLTLEEGTTITGDIINTKGNGNGTIVLTGNATINGGIGVDIAAGGNLGKTIKNINLGGKDLSYGGNTVKVQSAPNNGINFAANETLSLTNTTDPILIASDIITTDKQGIIDGSALTNDQTLTIAGKIGIVDIINNPAQNVALGQLKIGSSKTALNSGNVAINELVIGNNGSVQFAHNTYLITKTTNAAGQGKITFNPVVANNTTLADGTNLGSAANPLSEINFGSKGANADTLLNVGKGVNLYATNITTTDANTGSFVFNAGGTNIVSGTVGGQQGNKFNTVELDNGTTAYFLGNAIFNGETTIEANSTLQIGGNYTTDFVTSADNTGIVKFVNADLITVTVQKQAGVVDALKQITVSGSGNVVINQTGNAANPGVVTDTIAFADASLGTSLFLPSGLPFNDAGNTIPLTIKSTVGNGPEGDFNVPRVIVSGIDSVIADGQVIGDQDNIIGLGLGSDNGIIVNATTLYAGIGTVNDNQGTVTLSGGVPNTPGTIYSLGIGNGTPKLKQVTFTTNYNNLGSIIATNATINDGLTVTTGGIAGKDFDGKITLGSANGNSNVIFVDGTNSTATSMVATAKANNGTVTYLGSAAVGNIGSSNALVASVKFTGPAGSLEKLQGNIYSTATNFGNVNLNVAGSNIILGGDTTAINGNINLVTNTLTFESGTSTWGSNTSLSTTLTVSNGNIGHIVIAEGAQVNVTTIGTTTINVQDNASANFSGTKYYTLIEGGARFNGTLRDPNFAVTGSNRFVNYGLIRAANQDYVVTRTNDAANVVTNDIANGPFGGAPGVGQNVTTFVNATNTAAYNNLLLAKNSADSANFVGTITTDTSAAVTNAQLDIAKDIQAQLGNRLSALRYLGTPETAEMTGPEAGAVPAAVAAGDEAVDNVAYGIWAKPFYTDAHQSKKGGLAGYKAKTTGVVIGLDMLANDNLMIGAAVGITKTDIKHQDYKKGDKTDVNGFSFSLYGAQQLVKNFFAQGSAIFSLNQVKNKSQRYFFDANGNMSKQIAAGNYDNMTFGGNLMVGYDYNAMQGVLVTPMAGLSYLKSSDENYKETGTTVANKQVNSKFSDRTDLIVGAKVAGGTMNITDLAVYPEAHAFVVHKVNGRLSKTQSVLDGQVTPFISQPDRTAKTSYNLGLSASIRPDAKMEYGIGYDAQIASKYTAHQGTLKVRVNF, encoded by the coding sequence ATGGCTCAAAAACCAAATTTTCTAAAAAAATTAATTTCTGCAGGATTGGTAACTGCTTCCACAGCTACCATAGTAGCCGGCTTTGCAGGCTCAGCTATGGGTGCTGCTAATCGCGATATTAACGCAAACGTTAATCTAGATGTTGTTGGTATTCCTGGGATAGTAACAGGTGATTCTTTAACTTATGTTGTACAAGCAGGCGGTCCTTGCACTGCTACGGCTACCGGAGGAAATGATAACGGTGGTAATGCTACAGTACTTTTCGGTTCGATTAACATGTTACAAAACGGTGTTTTTGCAGTTAACGGTGCAGATATAGCTATTGGTTCTGTTTCCGGTACTGCAGGTCAATTATTAACAGTTAATATTGCAGGAAATACCTTAACTTTAAATGGTGCTCCTGGAGTTGCAGCTTTTCCTGTAAATACTTACACTAACCTCGGACCTGTTAATTTTGTAGATGCTGCTGCTGTATTCAAAGTTAGCCTTGCCGCTAACGGTGCAGACGGTACTAAAACAGCTATTTTCGGTAATACTGCTACTTTTAATGGTACTGCTGCAGGTAAAGGTATAATTAATATTGATAACGGAAATATAGCTATATTTAACGGTACAATCGGTAATAATAACGGTATACAGGGTCTTACCCTAACTGGAAATGCACAGGCTACTTTGAACGCAAATACTAAGTTTGATGGTACTGTTGGAGCCGGTAGTGTAAGTTTGGACAACGGTTCTATATTAAATGTTGCAGATGGAGTTAATATAACCGGTATTACTGCAGTGAATAATATATCTATTGACGGTAAAGCTGCTAATGACGGTACGGTAAATTTCTTAGGTGATTCCGCGGTTAGTACAGATATAGGTGCTAATAATGCTATAGCTGCGGTTAATGTTGCTGGAGAGTTAACGTTCCAAGGTGGAAACAATGGCGGTGGCGGTACTTTTACTGCTCAAGCTATTAATTTAACTAGTGCTGGTTCCTTAATTAAATTTACAACACAAGATCATGCTGTAACAGGTAATATACTTAATACTAGCGGGACTAATAACCAAGGCGGTTTCAGTGTTAATGGCGGTGATGTAACAGTTACCGGTAATATCGGTGCTGACGGTAATAGTTTAGCTACAATTAATTTTGAAACCGATGATAGTTTAATAGTACATAAAGCAGCTATAAATGCTACAAACGCTCTTTTTATTCAAAATGTCAATACTGCTACAGCTAATACCGGTATATTAAAATTACATGGTACAAATTACGCTATTAACGGTAATATCGGTGCTAATAACGCTTTAAAACTTGTTGATTTAGCAGATGACGATAATGGTGCTGCTACAAACTTCACTTTAAAGCAAGGTAGCTCAATTAAGGCTCAAAATATATCTTTAGCTGATATACAAGATAATACTCTCACCTTAGAAGAAGGTACAACCATAACCGGTGATATCATAAATACAAAGGGAAATGGTAATGGTACAATCGTTTTAACCGGTAATGCAACTATTAACGGCGGTATAGGTGTTGATATTGCTGCTGGTGGTAATCTTGGTAAAACTATCAAAAATATTAATTTAGGCGGTAAGGATTTATCTTACGGCGGAAACACTGTTAAGGTTCAAAGTGCTCCTAATAACGGTATTAATTTTGCAGCTAATGAGACGTTATCTTTAACTAATACTACAGATCCTATATTAATTGCTTCTGATATTATAACTACCGATAAGCAAGGTATAATTGACGGAAGTGCATTAACAAATGATCAAACTTTAACTATCGCAGGTAAAATCGGTATTGTTGATATTATAAATAATCCAGCTCAAAATGTGGCTCTTGGTCAATTAAAGATTGGTTCAAGTAAAACAGCTTTAAATAGCGGTAATGTTGCTATTAATGAGTTAGTTATTGGAAATAACGGTTCAGTACAATTCGCTCACAACACTTATTTAATAACAAAAACTACAAATGCTGCCGGTCAAGGTAAAATAACATTTAATCCTGTTGTAGCTAATAATACAACTCTTGCAGACGGTACAAATTTAGGTAGTGCTGCAAACCCACTTTCTGAAATTAATTTTGGATCTAAAGGAGCTAATGCTGATACTCTATTAAATGTTGGTAAAGGTGTAAATTTATATGCTACTAATATTACTACTACCGATGCTAACACAGGTTCTTTCGTCTTTAATGCCGGTGGAACAAATATAGTAAGCGGTACAGTCGGTGGGCAGCAAGGTAATAAGTTTAATACTGTAGAATTAGATAACGGTACTACGGCTTACTTCTTAGGTAACGCAATATTTAACGGTGAAACTACAATTGAAGCTAATTCTACCTTACAAATCGGTGGTAATTATACTACAGATTTTGTCACATCTGCCGATAATACCGGTATAGTAAAGTTCGTTAATGCTGATCTTATTACCGTAACAGTACAAAAACAAGCTGGGGTTGTTGATGCATTAAAGCAAATAACAGTGTCTGGTTCCGGTAATGTAGTGATTAATCAAACCGGTAATGCAGCTAATCCTGGTGTGGTGACTGATACAATTGCTTTTGCAGATGCAAGTTTAGGTACAAGTTTATTCTTACCTAGCGGTCTTCCATTTAACGACGCAGGCAACACAATTCCTTTAACAATTAAAAGTACAGTAGGTAATGGTCCGGAAGGTGACTTTAATGTTCCTAGAGTGATTGTTTCAGGTATTGATAGTGTAATCGCTGACGGTCAAGTAATCGGTGATCAAGATAATATCATAGGTCTAGGTCTTGGAAGTGATAACGGCATAATCGTTAATGCTACTACATTATATGCAGGTATCGGTACTGTAAACGATAATCAAGGTACTGTGACTCTTAGCGGCGGTGTTCCTAATACCCCTGGTACAATTTACAGTTTAGGTATTGGTAACGGTACACCAAAGTTAAAACAAGTAACGTTTACTACAAACTATAACAACTTAGGTAGTATTATTGCAACCAACGCAACAATTAATGACGGTTTAACTGTTACTACAGGCGGTATAGCCGGAAAAGATTTCGACGGTAAAATTACCCTTGGAAGTGCTAATGGTAACTCTAATGTAATTTTTGTTGACGGTACAAACTCTACTGCTACAAGTATGGTTGCTACAGCTAAAGCTAATAACGGTACTGTAACTTATTTAGGTAGTGCAGCTGTAGGTAATATCGGTAGCTCTAATGCTCTTGTAGCTTCTGTAAAATTTACGGGTCCTGCCGGTTCATTAGAAAAATTACAAGGAAATATATATTCTACAGCCACCAATTTTGGTAATGTTAACTTAAATGTTGCTGGGTCGAATATAATTTTAGGTGGCGACACAACTGCTATTAATGGTAATATTAATCTTGTAACAAATACCTTAACATTTGAAAGCGGTACTTCAACATGGGGAAGTAATACTTCTCTTAGCACAACGTTAACAGTATCAAACGGTAATATAGGTCATATCGTTATTGCGGAAGGTGCTCAAGTTAATGTAACAACTATAGGAACCACAACCATTAACGTACAAGATAATGCCAGTGCAAATTTCAGCGGTACAAAATACTATACCTTAATTGAAGGCGGTGCTCGTTTCAACGGTACTTTAAGAGATCCTAACTTTGCTGTAACCGGAAGTAATCGTTTCGTAAATTACGGTTTAATACGTGCTGCTAATCAAGATTATGTGGTAACCCGTACTAACGATGCAGCAAACGTAGTTACTAATGATATCGCAAATGGTCCGTTTGGAGGTGCACCTGGTGTAGGTCAGAACGTTACAACATTTGTAAATGCAACTAATACCGCAGCATATAATAATCTTCTTTTAGCTAAAAATAGTGCTGATTCTGCTAACTTTGTCGGAACTATTACTACCGATACAAGTGCAGCCGTAACTAATGCACAATTAGATATAGCTAAAGATATCCAAGCTCAACTTGGTAACAGATTAAGTGCGCTTAGATATTTAGGTACTCCTGAAACTGCTGAAATGACTGGGCCTGAAGCTGGAGCAGTACCGGCTGCGGTTGCTGCAGGTGATGAAGCTGTTGACAATGTAGCTTACGGTATATGGGCAAAACCTTTCTATACTGATGCACATCAAAGTAAGAAAGGCGGTTTAGCTGGTTATAAAGCTAAAACCACCGGTGTCGTAATCGGTTTAGATATGCTAGCTAACGATAACTTAATGATCGGTGCTGCTGTCGGTATCACTAAAACTGATATAAAACACCAAGATTATAAGAAAGGTGATAAAACCGACGTTAACGGTTTCTCATTCTCTCTATACGGTGCCCAGCAGCTTGTTAAGAACTTCTTTGCTCAAGGTAGTGCAATATTTAGCTTAAACCAAGTGAAGAACAAAAGTCAGCGTTACTTCTTCGATGCTAATGGTAATATGAGCAAGCAAATTGCTGCCGGTAATTACGATAACATGACATTCGGCGGTAACTTAATGGTCGGTTATGATTACAATGCAATGCAAGGTGTGTTAGTAACTCCAATGGCAGGACTTAGCTACTTAAAGTCTTCTGACGAAAACTATAAAGAAACCGGTACAACAGTTGCAAACAAGCAAGTTAACAGCAAGTTTAGCGATAGAACTGATTTAATAGTAGGTGCTAAAGTAGCTGGCGGTACTATGAACATAACTGATCTTGCGGTATATCCGGAAGCTCACGCTTTTGTGGTTCACAAAGTAAACGGTAGATTATCTAAAACTCAGTCTGTGTTAGACGGACAAGTTACTCCGTTCATCAGCCAGCCTGACAGAACTGCTAAAACATCTTATAATTTAGGTTTAAGTGCAAGCATAAGACCTGATGCTAAGATGGAATACGGAATCGGTTACGATGCTCAGATTGCAAGTAAATATACTGCACATCAAGGTACTCTAAAAGTCCGTGTAAACTTCTAA
- a CDS encoding guanosine polyphosphate pyrophosphohydrolase, giving the protein MMYDITNLLKEDLNKADIANEIYLRLKEPYSVLKKMQRKEVPIDALKDLIACRIIVKSKALCYNALDVVKSSPHLDWLYTKDYINRPKSNGYQSLHNIMQLLHSKRNFEIQIRSEDMHKDAELGRAAHLNYKAEQDRHLKKVFDVTNDMILSKACQMVKQFEGLEEQIVEYEKEIMRIWDTKYDEMLKWENTAEVLIFNEE; this is encoded by the coding sequence TTGATGTATGATATTACTAATCTGCTTAAAGAAGATTTAAATAAAGCAGATATAGCAAATGAGATATATCTGCGTCTTAAAGAACCTTATTCTGTTTTAAAAAAGATGCAAAGGAAAGAAGTGCCGATTGATGCATTGAAAGACTTAATTGCATGTAGGATTATAGTTAAATCTAAAGCTCTATGCTATAATGCTTTGGACGTAGTTAAGAGTTCTCCGCATTTAGATTGGTTATACACCAAAGATTATATCAATAGACCAAAAAGCAACGGCTATCAGTCTCTTCATAATATAATGCAGCTTTTACACTCTAAACGTAATTTTGAAATACAGATAAGAAGTGAAGATATGCATAAAGATGCCGAGCTTGGTAGAGCAGCTCATTTAAATTACAAAGCAGAACAAGACCGTCATTTGAAAAAAGTTTTTGACGTTACTAATGACATGATACTTTCTAAAGCATGTCAAATGGTGAAACAATTTGAAGGATTAGAAGAGCAAATTGTAGAATATGAAAAAGAAATTATGCGTATTTGGGATACTAAATACGACGAAATGCTAAAATGGGAAAATACTGCTGAAGTGCTAATATTTAACGAAGAGTAG
- a CDS encoding HlyC/CorC family transporter yields the protein MTTILVIVIIIMIALSALFAATETAITASSPGKIHKLKIAGNKRAKTVLEVLKKKEKVIGTLLIGNSLINTVCTTIATTLFISFLGDNGPIVASGVMAFIIIVFAEVVPKAIAVAKPEQLALKMASTIVIFLKLFKPINIALDYITKIFCFIFRINLNPQISGTEEVRGVIEHYHQEGGVYKSDRNMLGGILDIRNMTVSEIMTHRSSIIALNIDLPHEVIIKTLLSGTHTRIPLWQDNRDNIIGILNLKDLLKALYENNNDAKKVDINKLLTPPWFIPENALVVDQLHAFRERNNHFACVVDEYGTLLGIITLEDVIEEIVGPITDEHDRLNNEIIKKSNTEFIIKGTTTIRDINRELDWNLSDEDANTIAGLIIHKIARIPNQGEVIEIFNLKVIILKKIANKIDSIKITVLPTTEETISSE from the coding sequence ATGACTACCATACTTGTGATCGTTATTATAATAATGATCGCCTTATCTGCTTTGTTCGCCGCTACTGAAACTGCTATTACCGCTTCTTCCCCAGGGAAGATTCATAAGCTTAAAATCGCCGGTAATAAGCGTGCTAAAACAGTTTTAGAGGTTCTTAAGAAAAAAGAAAAGGTCATAGGAACTTTACTAATAGGTAATAGTTTAATCAATACTGTTTGTACCACTATTGCTACTACTCTCTTTATTAGCTTTCTTGGAGATAATGGGCCCATTGTTGCTTCCGGCGTTATGGCTTTTATAATTATTGTTTTTGCCGAAGTAGTACCGAAAGCAATAGCCGTTGCTAAACCTGAACAATTAGCATTAAAAATGGCTTCAACTATCGTAATATTTTTAAAGCTTTTCAAACCTATTAATATTGCTCTTGATTACATTACAAAAATATTTTGCTTCATATTTCGTATTAATTTAAATCCTCAAATATCAGGAACGGAAGAAGTAAGAGGCGTGATTGAGCATTACCATCAAGAAGGCGGAGTTTATAAATCCGATCGTAATATGCTCGGCGGGATATTAGATATACGTAATATGACGGTATCGGAAATTATGACTCACAGAAGTAGTATTATAGCCCTTAATATCGATCTACCTCATGAAGTAATAATTAAAACTTTATTATCGGGTACTCATACACGTATACCTTTGTGGCAAGATAATAGAGATAATATAATAGGGATTCTCAATCTAAAAGATTTGCTTAAAGCATTATACGAAAATAATAATGATGCAAAAAAAGTTGATATTAATAAACTTCTAACCCCACCTTGGTTTATCCCTGAGAATGCACTTGTAGTAGACCAGTTACATGCATTTAGAGAACGCAATAATCATTTTGCTTGTGTTGTAGATGAGTATGGTACTCTACTAGGTATTATTACTCTTGAAGATGTTATAGAAGAAATCGTAGGACCCATTACTGATGAACATGATAGGCTTAATAATGAAATTATCAAGAAGTCTAATACCGAGTTCATTATAAAAGGAACTACGACTATTAGAGATATTAACCGAGAACTTGATTGGAATTTATCGGATGAGGATGCAAACACTATAGCAGGATTAATAATCCATAAAATTGCTAGAATTCCAAATCAAGGAGAAGTAATTGAAATATTTAATTTAAAGGTAATTATTTTAAAGAAAATTGCCAATAAGATTGATAGCATAAAAATTACCGTATTACCTACTACCGAGGAAACAATAAGCAGTGAGTGA